CCGACCACCTTACGGGTTTTTATTTAATGAATTAGTAGAAAGGCTTGCCGAACTCAATTATTCAGTTATCGGTTGGTCTGTTGATTCGTTAGACTGGATGCCTGAATTAACACCAGAGGATATCGCACAAAATGTATATGACGATATGCACCCAGGAGCGATTATCCTTATGCATGATGGTACCGATGCTGAGGGGGATCAGACAGAAACAATTGAATCCCTCCACTTAATTATTCCTGAGTTATTAGATCAAGGGTATGAATTTGTCACTGTCGATGAGTTACTAAATATTCCTTACCAACGATAATTTCATAGGTGAAAAAGAAAGTTAACACATGATCACGCTTATTTTTTGCGTATTTGTGTTAACTTTTTTTCTTTTGCATATACATCACTAACAACAATGTTGTACAAGCCGTAATTTATAAAACATGTACAAGTCTGAGGTGAATGTATGAGCAAATTTCATAACATCGTTGAAGTGCATAAAAATGTATTTCTGTCTAAAAATGACCCTGGTTTTTATCGTAAGTATTTAATGTATCACCCTTACGACAGTAAAATGCTTTGGGAATACTCTTTGCAATTAGAAGAAAAGAGAGAGTACAAGAAATCATTTGAAATGCTTGAAAAGGCTGCACAAGAAGGGCACCCATTAGCAAAAAGAAAAATGAAAGAAAAAGAAATGTCTTTAAAGAACTTAGGTATTACCCAAAGAAAGAAATCAACATCCCCTTTTTTAATGGGATTACTTTGGGCTGCAGTTATATTACTATTTTTACTCGTCTTATTTGGTTGGTGGAAAGAGTTAAATTTTAATAAACATCTCCACGTAAACGAACACCATTATTATCCAAAAGAGATATACCATACGACATCAAGTGATGACGGTTCCCCCCACCTCCCATACTCATACACAGGAGATGAAGAAGAGCAAAAATATAGCGGTTCCTCTTCCGTAAATGATGATCGGTTAGTTGATAACGAAACGACTGTGTTCGAAATAACAAATACGTACCAACAATCAGATATTCCTCAAGCCACTGTGTTTTTAAGCGACAATGACTGGGAGTATGTATTAAAAAGACAACCTGAAATTTGGTTCCCTTCAGACGAACACTTTTCTACTAATGAATCTGTTCCTCCTTTACAATTAATCTTTTATGAAGAAGTGATGCAACTTGGTTTAAAGGTTGGTGAAAATGTTGTTGTAACCTACCCTGTTGCTGCCGGAGAGGAACCTCTCCCTTTTTCAAAATCAATCGTAACGAAAAAAGTTGTTGATCCCAATGGCCCCGATTCACCATTTGGGAGTCGTGGCATACAACTAGAAGATAATTATGCGATCCATGGGACAAATGAGCCTTCTTCTATCGGGCAACGAGTAACGAATGGCTGCCTACGTCTAACCAATGATGAAATTGAAAACCTATACCCATTTATCCCTTTAAACACGCCACTTATCGTCTCCCATGAAGACCCACCTGATGACCCACCACTAGAGGACCTCCCTTTCGTCCCATTAAAAGACGAAACGTTACGATTAGACAAAACACCAGGGGTGATTTATGACTGGAAAGGATAGACCGACGAACGAGAGGATGACCTAAAAGCAAAGTGCCCGGTACTTCCATAGCAGATACAGATAGAATAAGAACGTTATGATCTATATCTTGTAAAGGCTGGAAAGAGCTAAGCAATTAAGAGTCATCCTCGTTTCACATTTATTCCATTAACGATCAACGTTCCGAAAAAAACACTATCATGAACTGAACATCCGTATCATATGTTATCTACATACCATTGGGACAAACCTAGTATTGTAGTTGGAGGTGTAAAATGAATAAAGATAAAATTGATTGGCCCTTTTTTTGTTTGGCCTTTTTTATATTAATTTCATTATGTATCACCATTTTTTCTTTCCCTTATGAAAGTGAAGTATGGTTACAAACAACTCACGATTTAATCATGAACAAAGTCGGGATCTTTTATTTATGGGTTGGATTTAGTTCCTTTCTTTTTTTGATGTGGGTCGCATTTAGCAAATATGGCCGAATTAAACTAGGTCCAAGAGATGCTAAACCTTCTTTTTCTACAGTAAGTTGGATCGCCTTAATGTTTTGTGCAGGTATTGGCTCAAGTATCATTTACTGGGGGACAATTGAGTGGTCATATTATTACGTATCTCCACCATTCGGCCTTCCCTCGGGGTCTCCTACATCTATAGAGTGGAGTGCAGCGTACGGTTTATTCCATACAGGCCCAACGGCTTGGGCGATTTATACATTACCTGCTTTACCAATTGCTTATTTATATCATGTCAAAGGTAGGAAAGTACTTAAGATTAGTGAAGCATGTCGCCCAGTACTAAAACAGCATAGTGACGGACTATTAGGACGAGTGATCGATTTATTATTTATGTTAGGTTTACTCGGTGCTGCTGGCACGTCACTCGGCCTAAGTATTCCAATGATATCTGCAGGGGTACAGAAATTAACGGGTATCAGCCATTCGTATCGTCTTGATATTTTCATCCTTCTTCTCTGTACAATCATCTTTTCCTTTAGTGTCTATGCTGGTTTAGAAAAAGGCATAAAAAAATTAAGTGATATCAATGTCTTTCTCGCACTGACTTTATTATTTCTTGTACTACTTCTAGGTCCGACAATCTTTATTTTAAAAATGTCCACAAATAGTATTGGATTAATTGCCGATCATTTTTTACGGTTAAACACATGGATTGACCCTGTCGCCCAATCTGGGTTCCCAGAAAAATGGACATTGTTTTACTGGGCATGGTGGATTGTTTACGCGCCTTTTATTGGGCTTTTTATTGCGAAGGTATCGAGAGGGCGAACGATCAAGCAAATGATCATCGGTACAATATTATCGGGATCACTAGGCTGCTGGTTATTCTTTTCAATACTAGGAAACTACGGGTTATATTTAGAGTTACATCAAATTTTACCAGTTACCCTACTCGTGCAACATGTTGGAGCTCCAGAAGCGATTATGAGCATTTTTGCCACGTTACCTTTTGGGACAATTATGGTCTTTATGTTTACAATTCTTTCAATTATTTTTTTATCAACGACATTTGATACATCCTCGTACATGCTTGCAGCGGTTACACAAAAGCAAGTTGCTCGAGATCCGGCGCGCTGGAACCGGTTATTTTGGGCATTTTCATTAGCTTTACCACCAGTAGCTCTTATGTTCATCGGTGGGCTAACGTCTTTACAGACAGTAACCATTATCGCGGCTCTTCCTTCACTATTCATTATGGTATTATTAGCTGTTTCATTTTTAAAGTTAGTAAAAAATGACGAATAGAAACTTCAAGAAGGATGAAGTGTCCTTTGGAATGATAAGGCTCTTCATTCTTTTTTCTTATTTATAAAGAATCTTTTCCTTTGGCTCTTTTCGCATAGATTGTTGTTTTTATCTTCATTTAGTGTACTCGGATACGCTACAGACGGACGCTTTCCGCGGGCAATGCATCAGCCTCCTCGGGAAGTTCGCCCTGCGGGGTCTTCAGCTATTGCTGTTCCCGCTGGAGTCGCCACCTTTCGCTTCTCCAAGTTTATCAAAAAAAACAACAAAGTTTACGAAAACAGCCTTTCCTTTAAACGAACACAATCTTGTTAAAAATGTTAAAAAACAATTATAAATTTCTATGCTATGATGTCTTAGAGCATACTTATATCAAAATAATACATACACGAATCAATTTCATAATTACCTTTTTTGCATAATGAAACGAATGATATTATAATTTTTTTCATTAAATGTACGTTTTATTTGTACTATCAGAATTTTAAATTTATGGTGGATAGATAAGTGCTCCTGCGCCGCTACGCTTGCTCGTCGCAGCTCGAAGGGATTTCGAGGAAGCGAAGAGTTGTCGAGCCTAGCTAACTGAAGACAAGCCCTCGGGAAGCGTCCGTCTGAAGTGAAGTTCACGCTCATCATTCTGAATTCCCCATCTTATTTTGAGTTATGAAATTGAATCACACACGAAACCAAAAAATATAAGTAACCATTTGTTTCATAAAGCGAGGGATTAGAATGTCATACTTTATTTACGCGATTATTGTTGTCGTATTTTTAGATACTTTTATTCAATTACCGATCATCGCCCCTCTTGCAGTTGAACTTGGTGCCCCTCCCTTTTTAACGGGGTTGATTGTTGGTATTTATTCATTAGCTAATATGGTTGGTAACGCTCTTTCAGGTCCTTGGATCGATAAACACGGCAGAAAAAAAGTTTTATTAACCGGAATCGCGTTTGTATCGATTACGATCATGTTCTATCCGTTTGTCAACAGCGGGGAAAGCTTATTTTTTGTTCGCCTTTTACATGGACTAGCTGGGGGCTTATTAATTCCCGCTTCATTTGCCTATTTAGGTGACCGTGCTCCGGAACAAAAAAAAGGAAAAACAATGGCCCTGTCTGGTGCATGTATTGGAACATCAGCAATTATAGGTCCTGCTTTAGGAGGAGCAATCGCTTCAACACTATCTATTCAAGCAGTATTTTACTTTGTAGCAGGGATTTTTATCGTAACAGGGGTAACTGCTTCTTTCATTCTTAAAGAATCGTACACCGCTCCCTGTAAGGACAGTCAAACAGTTCGTAAATTTGACGGAGTCATAACACTGATAAAGCAACCGATGCTTATCCTTGCCATGATTGGTGCCTTTTCATTAATGACCAGTATGGGGACACTCGCCTATTCGTTGCCGTTAAAAATTGATGCGTTAGGTTTAAATCCTGCAATCACCGGAATGCTTCTTAGTAGTTTTGGGGTTGTTGCTTTAATCATCTTTCTTACTCCTATAAACAAAATATTCGATCGTACGGATTCACTTGTTTTAATGATTGTTGGATTATGTCTTATTAGCGTTTCATTGATTAGCTTGAGTCAGTTCAATCATCTCATATTCATTTTTATTATTTTGGCCGTTTACGGCATTGGTTTTGCATTCATCTTCCCTTCAATGAATCGCCTTGTATTAGATGCGTCAACAAAAAAAGACCGAGGAAAAGCATTCGGCCTTTTTTATGCTGCCTTTTCTTTAGGTGTAGTCTTTGGCTCTGTACTTTCTGGAGCTACTGCTATTTCTGTCATTACACCTTTTCTTATAAATGGTGTGTTACTATTATTCTTTACAATGATCATTTATCTCTTAAAACGTCGGATTGACCTTCGGTTAAAAATGAGCTAATTCTTTGATGTACATGGTGGCGAATTTCAATTCTTTCATTTAAAAGCTGATGTCTACCGCCTTCAAATAAGACCGCTTGAAAATCATCACACTTTTCTTGGTAGAATGTAATATTTCGTTTCCATTCAACGGTCGTATCTTTCGTTCCTTGCAATAAATATGTTGGCATCCTTCCTTTTGGACAGTTGACAATTTCCCCTTGCCATTTTTCGAGTGCGACAAGCCAATCAGCCTGCAAAATCTTCACTTGCAATGGGTCATTTTTAATGAAGTTTTGATAAAAGAAATCGTCTGAGTTCTTTTTAAAGGACCGTTTTTTCTTCGAAACAAATTTACCTAAAAGCAATAAAAACCCTTTAAACACATTCCATCGATACGGTAAATAAAGAGGTGCAACTAAAATCAGTCGAGATAGGTTTACTTTCCTTTCTGTACTAGCATGAAAGAGGATCGCTGCACCTGTACTGTGACCAAGTCCAGCGACCTCGTCTATTTTCAATGTTTCTTTTATGTATTCATATCCATTTTCAACAGCGAGAACATAATTCTCAAAGTTAGAGATACGACCTTCTTCACCTTCTGAAAAACCATGTCCTGGTAAATCAAGCATTACTACTTGGTAATTTTCTTCCAACAAATGGTTGACAGTTCTGCTTAAGCCTCCACTATGGTCTAAGTAACCATGTACAAAAAACACGGTATCTTTTGGGTTCTCCTTTAAAAAAAGTTGTAAGAACTGTTTTTTACCATTTACTTTAATCGTGCCGCACCGGTATTCGTCAATAAATTGCACAGAAAAATGGTAGAAAGCAAGGTATGATTGTAAACATTCATAATGAAAGTGAGGGTT
The Bacillus shivajii DNA segment above includes these coding regions:
- a CDS encoding L,D-transpeptidase; translation: MSKFHNIVEVHKNVFLSKNDPGFYRKYLMYHPYDSKMLWEYSLQLEEKREYKKSFEMLEKAAQEGHPLAKRKMKEKEMSLKNLGITQRKKSTSPFLMGLLWAAVILLFLLVLFGWWKELNFNKHLHVNEHHYYPKEIYHTTSSDDGSPHLPYSYTGDEEEQKYSGSSSVNDDRLVDNETTVFEITNTYQQSDIPQATVFLSDNDWEYVLKRQPEIWFPSDEHFSTNESVPPLQLIFYEEVMQLGLKVGENVVVTYPVAAGEEPLPFSKSIVTKKVVDPNGPDSPFGSRGIQLEDNYAIHGTNEPSSIGQRVTNGCLRLTNDEIENLYPFIPLNTPLIVSHEDPPDDPPLEDLPFVPLKDETLRLDKTPGVIYDWKG
- a CDS encoding BCCT family transporter, which gives rise to MNKDKIDWPFFCLAFFILISLCITIFSFPYESEVWLQTTHDLIMNKVGIFYLWVGFSSFLFLMWVAFSKYGRIKLGPRDAKPSFSTVSWIALMFCAGIGSSIIYWGTIEWSYYYVSPPFGLPSGSPTSIEWSAAYGLFHTGPTAWAIYTLPALPIAYLYHVKGRKVLKISEACRPVLKQHSDGLLGRVIDLLFMLGLLGAAGTSLGLSIPMISAGVQKLTGISHSYRLDIFILLLCTIIFSFSVYAGLEKGIKKLSDINVFLALTLLFLVLLLGPTIFILKMSTNSIGLIADHFLRLNTWIDPVAQSGFPEKWTLFYWAWWIVYAPFIGLFIAKVSRGRTIKQMIIGTILSGSLGCWLFFSILGNYGLYLELHQILPVTLLVQHVGAPEAIMSIFATLPFGTIMVFMFTILSIIFLSTTFDTSSYMLAAVTQKQVARDPARWNRLFWAFSLALPPVALMFIGGLTSLQTVTIIAALPSLFIMVLLAVSFLKLVKNDE
- a CDS encoding MFS transporter; protein product: MSYFIYAIIVVVFLDTFIQLPIIAPLAVELGAPPFLTGLIVGIYSLANMVGNALSGPWIDKHGRKKVLLTGIAFVSITIMFYPFVNSGESLFFVRLLHGLAGGLLIPASFAYLGDRAPEQKKGKTMALSGACIGTSAIIGPALGGAIASTLSIQAVFYFVAGIFIVTGVTASFILKESYTAPCKDSQTVRKFDGVITLIKQPMLILAMIGAFSLMTSMGTLAYSLPLKIDALGLNPAITGMLLSSFGVVALIIFLTPINKIFDRTDSLVLMIVGLCLISVSLISLSQFNHLIFIFIILAVYGIGFAFIFPSMNRLVLDASTKKDRGKAFGLFYAAFSLGVVFGSVLSGATAISVITPFLINGVLLLFFTMIIYLLKRRIDLRLKMS
- a CDS encoding alpha/beta hydrolase, encoding MNTDRKYQWVEEMERSTFNLYEKNPHFHYECLQSYLAFYHFSVQFIDEYRCGTIKVNGKKQFLQLFLKENPKDTVFFVHGYLDHSGGLSRTVNHLLEENYQVVMLDLPGHGFSEGEEGRISNFENYVLAVENGYEYIKETLKIDEVAGLGHSTGAAILFHASTERKVNLSRLILVAPLYLPYRWNVFKGFLLLLGKFVSKKKRSFKKNSDDFFYQNFIKNDPLQVKILQADWLVALEKWQGEIVNCPKGRMPTYLLQGTKDTTVEWKRNITFYQEKCDDFQAVLFEGGRHQLLNERIEIRHHVHQRISSFLTEGQSDVLRDK